In the Aneurinibacillus soli genome, one interval contains:
- the lepB gene encoding signal peptidase I, with protein sequence MTEQSSPNGEKKNEAWEWIKALGIAIILALIIRSFLFAPFLVDGSSMMPTLENGERLIVNKLVYHLNGPKRGEIVVFHASATKDYIKRVIATEGETVEMKNDQLYINDKPVDEPYLAQYKLQAKQQGYKLTDDFPKQKIPAGHVFVMGDNRQNSQDSRIIGPVAIKEMVGRSEVVIWPYTKIRFH encoded by the coding sequence ATGACAGAGCAGTCTTCGCCAAACGGAGAAAAGAAAAATGAAGCATGGGAATGGATTAAAGCGCTCGGTATCGCTATCATTCTTGCACTGATCATTCGCTCGTTTTTATTCGCTCCGTTTCTCGTTGATGGTTCGTCTATGATGCCGACCTTAGAAAATGGCGAGCGTCTGATTGTCAACAAGCTTGTCTATCATCTGAATGGACCGAAACGTGGAGAGATTGTCGTGTTTCATGCCTCCGCTACGAAAGACTACATTAAGCGGGTCATCGCTACAGAAGGTGAAACGGTAGAGATGAAGAACGACCAGCTGTACATAAATGACAAGCCGGTGGATGAACCGTATCTTGCCCAGTATAAACTACAGGCAAAGCAGCAAGGCTATAAGTTGACGGATGATTTTCCGAAACAAAAAATACCTGCGGGTCATGTTTTTGTAATGGGAGATAACCGTCAGAACAGCCAGGACAGTCGCATCATCGGTCCGGTTGCCATAAAAGAAATGGTTGGCCGGTCCGAGGTCGTAATCTGGCCGTATACTAAAATTCGATTCCACTAA
- the ylqF gene encoding ribosome biogenesis GTPase YlqF: MTIQWFPGHMAKARRQVTEKLKLIDVVIELLDARLPLSSRNPMIDEIVSGKPRLILLNKSDLADEAVTKAWVQHFSDQGIRALPLDALSGRGVNKLPQECQALVEEMMEKRRAKGMQDRAIRAMILGIPNVGKSSLMNRLAGRKVAQTGDRPAVTKAQQWVKVGKVLELLDTPGILWPKFEDPLVGLRLAASGAIKDEIIDFQEVALFVVAYLQMHYPGALASRYQLTDIPENKLDVLDAIGRRRGCVVSGGYIDYDKVSELILRELRSGKIGTISLERPNDPFTVDMARVNMDDITPY, encoded by the coding sequence ATGACAATTCAATGGTTTCCGGGTCATATGGCCAAAGCGCGTCGTCAGGTAACAGAGAAACTTAAATTGATTGATGTTGTCATTGAACTTTTAGATGCGCGTCTCCCGCTTTCGAGCCGCAATCCGATGATTGATGAGATTGTCTCAGGTAAGCCGCGTCTAATTCTGCTCAATAAATCGGATCTGGCCGATGAAGCGGTAACGAAAGCATGGGTACAGCACTTCTCCGATCAGGGGATTCGAGCTCTTCCGCTTGATGCACTATCGGGTCGCGGAGTGAATAAACTGCCGCAGGAGTGCCAGGCGCTTGTCGAAGAGATGATGGAGAAGCGCCGTGCCAAAGGGATGCAGGATCGAGCCATTCGCGCGATGATTCTTGGCATTCCGAATGTGGGTAAATCATCGCTTATGAACCGCCTGGCTGGGCGCAAAGTAGCGCAGACAGGAGATCGCCCGGCTGTGACGAAGGCGCAGCAGTGGGTGAAAGTTGGCAAAGTACTCGAATTGCTTGATACGCCGGGGATTCTGTGGCCGAAGTTTGAAGATCCGCTTGTCGGATTGCGTCTTGCGGCGAGCGGCGCGATTAAAGATGAAATTATTGATTTTCAGGAAGTCGCATTGTTTGTGGTTGCGTATTTGCAGATGCACTATCCGGGTGCGCTCGCTTCACGTTACCAGCTTACGGACATTCCAGAGAATAAGCTTGATGTGCTCGATGCGATCGGACGGCGTCGGGGCTGCGTCGTGAGCGGTGGCTATATTGATTACGATAAAGTGTCGGAACTGATTCTACGCGAGCTACGTAGCGGAAAGATCGGCACCATATCCCTCGAACGTCCGAATGATCCGTTCACCGTTGATATGGCGCGTGTGAATATGGACGATATTACGCCGTACTAA
- a CDS encoding YlqD family protein: MLTIKREIKVLMVLTEAARQKLNTELCGMQERYRLELEQLDFQAKKLMHEAQRKGRDAIAIVERRLSQEKAAREEKLAGIANQLEHIASLADGSEIPYTTVQSEVEIRVGDRWDDRMSGAEIVLVDGLVAEIREGGKRGE, from the coding sequence ATGCTAACAATTAAGCGGGAAATTAAAGTGCTGATGGTGCTGACCGAAGCAGCACGGCAGAAGCTAAACACAGAGCTTTGCGGCATGCAGGAGCGATATCGACTAGAACTTGAACAGCTCGATTTTCAAGCCAAGAAGCTGATGCATGAAGCGCAGCGTAAGGGCCGTGATGCTATCGCTATTGTGGAGCGTCGCCTGAGCCAGGAAAAAGCCGCCCGTGAAGAGAAGCTTGCGGGGATTGCAAACCAGCTTGAACACATCGCATCACTTGCGGACGGAAGCGAAATTCCGTATACAACGGTGCAGAGCGAAGTGGAAATTCGTGTCGGAGATCGGTGGGACGATCGGATGAGTGGGGCGGAAATTGTGCTCGTCGATGGTTTGGTAGCCGAAATTCGTGAAGGAGGAAAACGTGGTGAGTGA
- the smc gene encoding chromosome segregation protein SMC translates to MFLKRLEITGFKSFADRTELEFVPGITAVVGPNGSGKSNISDAIRWVLGEQSAKSLRGAKMEDIIFSGSDGRKPVNYCEVSLTLDNADQKLKMDFSEVTVTRRVYRSGDSEYSINRQSCRLRDIVELFMDTGVGKEAYSVIGQGRIEEILSTRSEDRRVLFEEAAGIVKYKARKKEAVKKLDETEQNLVRVQDIMSEIAEQIEPLAEQADKAREYVRLKEELARHEIGLYVKQFDVLHEEWEALKKTVEELTNEQVECAAEINRMDAKVADLKAYASEQDSVLEDLQQRLLTVTEETEKAEGLREVLRERLRNFSRNKQDARGKAVGLSEKQEALRQELAQIDEQVDTASIQLAELEKELSSEQRRYANFTTFTDKDIERLKADYFEILNQMAALRNEVRHHEQIIETSGHKAERLAQSNEQLIAQKDSIAARRAELEQELSDVRVQLANSLAAFQDEASARKKYADERTQGLEELRQGEHKLNGFVSRRDVLRDMQAEFSGFMQGVKEILKARERGFEGVEGAVAELISVEKQYEIALETALGGAMQHVVVANESVGRQAITLLKSRRAGRATFLPLDVIKPRTLPDSERSRVLALPGVIGVAAELVHAAARYSSIVYNLLGSVIVTETLEQANAAARQLGYRYRIVTLEGDVVNPGGSMSGGSVQQRSNHLLGRQRELEQLEAAIVRQKQANDEQYARLEALEEEAAAIAAREEERRVSGEKLRAQEQELSRLLRELDSAEKNIAERWEFFRHDQSMLEGEQDQARRRIAIIEEELEELAIADQEKQQEIELAEASRREKETSKEALSARITELKVEVATRREQHEARLAEQRRLNQELAVISQDLEATTKALFMLDSDAATSDEEEEKFDASIRSLRSQKEQYTVHIQEQRQKRQDVYAKLAQHEADTKERRRHVKDVEDRLHRHEVRSERMDVELDTLLNKLQEEYELSYEMAKVKFPLPDNLEETATIVKQTRQQMAALGTVNLGSIEEYERLHDRQEFLLTQHRDLSEAKATLYQVIGDIESEMSRRFKESFEAIREQFQMVFTQLFGGGRADLQLSNPDNLLETGIEIVAQPLGKKLQYLALLSGGEKALTAIALLFSILRVKPVPFCVLDEVEAALDEANVKRFAEYLREFCANTQFIVVTHRKGTMEGADVLYGVTMQESGVSKLVSVRLEEEAAT, encoded by the coding sequence ATGTTTCTAAAGCGCCTCGAAATTACAGGGTTTAAATCGTTTGCAGACCGGACAGAATTGGAGTTCGTGCCGGGCATTACAGCCGTCGTAGGTCCGAACGGCAGCGGGAAAAGCAATATTTCGGATGCGATTCGCTGGGTACTAGGGGAGCAGAGCGCAAAATCACTGCGCGGTGCCAAAATGGAAGATATTATTTTTTCCGGTAGTGATGGCCGCAAGCCAGTGAATTACTGTGAAGTATCGCTCACGCTTGATAATGCAGACCAGAAATTGAAAATGGATTTTTCTGAAGTTACGGTTACCCGGCGCGTGTATCGATCGGGAGACAGTGAATATTCCATTAATCGTCAGAGCTGTCGCCTGCGTGATATTGTCGAACTGTTTATGGATACGGGTGTCGGCAAGGAAGCGTATTCTGTCATCGGCCAGGGGCGAATCGAAGAGATTTTGAGTACACGTTCGGAAGACAGGCGTGTACTGTTTGAAGAAGCGGCTGGGATTGTGAAATACAAAGCACGCAAGAAGGAAGCCGTAAAAAAACTGGACGAAACAGAGCAAAATCTTGTGCGCGTCCAGGATATTATGAGCGAGATCGCCGAGCAGATCGAGCCACTTGCCGAGCAGGCAGATAAGGCACGCGAGTATGTACGTCTGAAAGAAGAGCTAGCACGCCACGAGATTGGCCTGTATGTAAAGCAGTTTGATGTGCTGCATGAAGAGTGGGAAGCACTCAAAAAGACAGTAGAGGAACTGACGAACGAGCAGGTAGAATGCGCGGCGGAGATTAACCGCATGGATGCGAAAGTGGCCGATTTAAAAGCATATGCATCCGAGCAGGACAGTGTTCTTGAGGACCTACAGCAGCGACTGCTTACTGTAACGGAAGAAACAGAGAAAGCAGAAGGGCTGCGCGAGGTGTTGCGCGAGCGTTTGCGCAATTTCAGCCGCAACAAGCAGGATGCGCGCGGCAAGGCAGTCGGGCTTAGTGAGAAGCAGGAAGCACTGCGACAGGAGCTTGCGCAGATTGATGAGCAGGTTGATACGGCCTCTATCCAGCTTGCTGAGCTGGAAAAAGAACTGTCTTCTGAGCAGAGACGATACGCGAATTTCACGACGTTTACGGATAAAGATATTGAACGGCTGAAAGCGGATTATTTTGAAATTCTCAACCAGATGGCAGCTCTGCGCAATGAAGTGCGCCACCATGAACAAATAATCGAGACGAGCGGGCACAAAGCAGAGCGTCTCGCACAGAGCAATGAACAGTTGATTGCCCAGAAAGACAGCATTGCGGCCCGCCGTGCTGAATTGGAACAGGAACTCTCGGATGTTCGTGTGCAGCTGGCGAATAGCCTGGCTGCTTTTCAGGATGAAGCGTCTGCCCGCAAGAAGTATGCGGATGAGCGAACACAGGGGCTTGAGGAACTGCGTCAGGGCGAACATAAGTTGAATGGATTCGTGTCACGACGCGATGTGCTGCGCGATATGCAGGCGGAGTTTTCCGGGTTTATGCAGGGTGTTAAGGAGATTTTGAAAGCACGCGAACGCGGATTTGAAGGCGTAGAAGGCGCTGTGGCGGAACTGATATCGGTCGAGAAACAGTATGAGATTGCGCTGGAGACGGCACTGGGCGGCGCGATGCAGCACGTGGTTGTTGCCAATGAGTCGGTTGGTCGCCAGGCAATTACCCTTCTCAAAAGTCGACGGGCCGGGCGGGCCACATTTTTGCCGCTTGACGTCATTAAGCCACGTACGCTTCCGGATTCGGAGCGATCGCGCGTGCTTGCGCTTCCCGGTGTAATCGGTGTTGCTGCCGAGCTTGTGCATGCGGCGGCGCGCTATTCCTCCATTGTGTACAACTTGCTAGGTAGCGTTATTGTGACCGAGACATTGGAGCAGGCGAATGCGGCGGCTCGTCAGCTTGGCTATCGCTATCGCATTGTCACGCTGGAAGGGGATGTAGTGAATCCAGGTGGTTCGATGAGTGGGGGTTCTGTGCAGCAGCGGTCGAATCACTTGCTTGGCCGCCAGCGGGAACTTGAACAGCTTGAAGCTGCCATTGTCCGTCAGAAGCAGGCGAATGACGAGCAGTATGCACGTCTGGAGGCACTGGAGGAAGAAGCAGCAGCAATCGCCGCGCGGGAAGAAGAACGCCGGGTGAGCGGTGAGAAGCTTCGCGCACAGGAGCAGGAACTCAGTAGGCTTTTGCGAGAACTGGATTCAGCGGAGAAGAACATCGCGGAACGATGGGAATTTTTCCGTCATGACCAGTCCATGCTTGAAGGGGAGCAGGATCAGGCGCGGCGTCGGATTGCGATCATTGAAGAAGAGCTAGAAGAGCTTGCGATTGCCGATCAGGAAAAGCAGCAGGAAATTGAGCTTGCAGAAGCGAGCCGCAGGGAGAAAGAAACAAGCAAAGAAGCGCTCAGTGCTCGCATCACGGAGCTGAAAGTGGAAGTCGCAACAAGACGTGAGCAGCATGAGGCACGCCTTGCAGAGCAGCGGCGCTTGAATCAGGAACTTGCGGTTATTTCACAAGATCTCGAAGCGACGACAAAAGCGCTGTTTATGCTTGATTCTGATGCCGCTACAAGTGATGAAGAAGAAGAGAAATTTGATGCGAGTATTCGCAGCTTGCGTAGCCAGAAAGAGCAGTATACCGTACACATTCAGGAGCAACGTCAGAAGCGGCAGGATGTATATGCGAAGCTTGCCCAGCATGAGGCAGATACGAAAGAACGTCGCCGTCATGTAAAAGATGTCGAAGATAGGCTGCACCGTCATGAGGTACGAAGTGAGCGTATGGATGTCGAGCTTGATACGCTGCTGAATAAGCTGCAGGAAGAGTATGAACTGAGCTATGAGATGGCGAAGGTAAAGTTTCCACTTCCGGATAATCTGGAAGAAACTGCAACAATCGTCAAGCAAACCCGTCAGCAGATGGCAGCGCTTGGCACGGTGAATCTTGGTTCGATTGAAGAATATGAGCGGCTGCATGACCGCCAGGAATTCCTCCTAACCCAGCACCGTGATTTGAGTGAGGCAAAAGCAACGCTCTATCAGGTGATCGGAGATATCGAAAGCGAGATGTCGCGCCGCTTCAAGGAATCATTCGAAGCGATTCGTGAACAGTTCCAGATGGTATTTACTCAGCTGTTTGGAGGTGGACGGGCGGATCTGCAGCTGTCCAACCCAGACAATCTGCTTGAGACAGGCATTGAGATCGTCGCCCAGCCACTGGGTAAGAAGCTTCAGTATTTAGCGCTTCTGTCTGGCGGGGAGAAGGCGTTAACAGCAATTGCGCTTCTGTTCTCGATTCTGCGCGTCAAGCCGGTGCCGTTTTGCGTACTGGATGAGGTCGAAGCCGCGCTTGACGAAGCGAACGTCAAGCGTTTTGCTGAGTACTTGCGCGAGTTTTGTGCCAACACCCAGTTTATTGTTGTGACCCATCGCAAAGGCACGATGGAAGGCGCAGACGTGCTCTATGGGGTAACGATGCAGGAATCAGGTGTTTCTAAATTAGTTTCTGTACGCTTAGAAGAAGAGGCGGCTACATAG
- the ffh gene encoding signal recognition particle protein, producing MAFESLASRLQSTFDKLRGKGKVSEEDVTKAMREVRLALLEADVNFKVVKDFVNRVKERAIGQDVLKSLTPGQHVIKVVNDELTELMGGGQSKLAVSNRPPTVVMMVGLQGAGKTTTTGKLANYLRGKQNRKPLLVACDVYRPAAIKQLQVLGNQLDIPVFEMGNQTSPVEIARAAIEHAKEQHLDYVLIDTAGRLHIDEALMGELQEIKAITKPNEILLVVDAMTGQDAVNVAESFNNQLELTGVVLTKLDGDTKGGAALSVKAVTGTPIKFAGMGEKMDALEPFYPERMASRILGMGDVLTLIEKAQVDVDVEKAKELERKMRNAEFTFEDFLEQMAQVRKMGPLDELLNMMPGMNKMKGLKDVKIDDGAIGRVEAIIRSMTIVEKQQPELINSSRRKRIAKGSGTTIQEVNRLIKQFDDMRKMMKQFTKMTDKAKKKGGFKFPFMG from the coding sequence ATGGCGTTCGAAAGTTTAGCCAGCCGACTGCAATCAACATTTGACAAACTTCGCGGCAAAGGTAAAGTAAGCGAAGAAGATGTAACGAAAGCGATGCGCGAGGTGCGCCTAGCCCTCCTCGAAGCAGACGTTAACTTTAAAGTCGTCAAAGATTTTGTGAACCGTGTCAAAGAACGGGCCATCGGACAAGATGTATTGAAGAGCTTGACACCGGGTCAGCATGTTATTAAAGTCGTAAACGATGAGTTGACGGAACTGATGGGCGGCGGCCAGAGCAAGCTCGCTGTATCGAATCGTCCGCCGACAGTCGTCATGATGGTCGGGCTGCAAGGGGCCGGTAAGACAACAACCACCGGTAAGCTTGCTAATTACTTGCGTGGCAAACAGAACCGTAAGCCACTTCTTGTCGCATGTGACGTATATCGTCCAGCCGCGATCAAGCAGCTTCAAGTGCTTGGCAATCAATTGGATATTCCGGTGTTTGAGATGGGTAACCAGACAAGTCCGGTCGAGATTGCGCGTGCGGCGATTGAACATGCAAAAGAACAGCACCTTGATTATGTGCTGATCGATACGGCAGGCCGCCTGCACATTGATGAAGCGCTTATGGGTGAGTTACAAGAGATTAAAGCGATCACCAAGCCGAACGAGATTCTGCTTGTCGTCGATGCGATGACCGGGCAGGATGCGGTGAATGTAGCAGAGAGCTTCAACAATCAGCTTGAACTGACCGGCGTTGTCCTCACTAAGCTTGACGGGGATACAAAAGGCGGGGCCGCGCTTTCTGTTAAAGCCGTAACCGGCACACCAATCAAATTCGCCGGTATGGGTGAGAAGATGGATGCGCTTGAGCCGTTCTATCCAGAGCGGATGGCGAGCCGGATTCTTGGTATGGGTGATGTGCTGACGCTCATCGAAAAAGCGCAAGTAGATGTGGATGTCGAGAAGGCAAAGGAATTGGAACGGAAAATGCGTAATGCGGAATTTACGTTCGAAGACTTCCTGGAGCAGATGGCACAGGTGCGCAAGATGGGACCGCTTGATGAACTGCTTAACATGATGCCTGGCATGAACAAAATGAAAGGTCTGAAAGATGTCAAGATTGACGATGGGGCGATTGGCCGCGTCGAAGCGATCATTCGCTCAATGACGATTGTGGAGAAGCAGCAGCCGGAGCTTATTAACTCCAGCCGTCGCAAACGCATCGCCAAGGGCAGCGGCACGACCATTCAGGAAGTCAATCGGCTGATCAAGCAGTTTGATGACATGCGGAAGATGATGAAGCAGTTCACGAAGATGACCGACAAAGCCAAGAAAAAAGGCGGGTTCAAATTCCCGTTTATGGGATGA
- the rplS gene encoding 50S ribosomal protein L19 yields MQQILREITQASLKTDVPSFRPGDTVRVHLKVVEGQRERIQVFEGVVIRRRGGGISETFTVRKISYGVGVERTLPLNSPKIEKIELVRYGKVRRAKLYYLRDRVGKAARIKEIRR; encoded by the coding sequence ATGCAACAGATTCTTCGTGAAATTACACAAGCGAGCCTTAAAACTGACGTCCCTAGCTTCCGCCCGGGCGATACAGTACGTGTTCACCTGAAAGTAGTCGAGGGTCAGCGCGAACGTATCCAGGTGTTTGAAGGTGTCGTGATCAGACGTCGTGGAGGCGGTATTAGCGAAACATTCACCGTTCGTAAGATTTCTTACGGCGTAGGTGTTGAGCGTACACTTCCGCTGAACTCCCCGAAAATCGAAAAAATCGAACTCGTCCGTTACGGTAAAGTTCGCCGTGCGAAGCTTTACTACCTCCGCGATCGCGTGGGTAAAGCAGCACGTATTAAAGAAATTCGTCGCTAA
- the ylxM gene encoding YlxM family DNA-binding protein: protein MLEETTRIHLMYDMYGPLLKERQRQYFELYYRDDLSLGEIAELQNISRQAVFEQVKRVAKMLEEYESKLGLLGRYEKRQALLVELKEELCPTGSGDSRACEITRKLLALEMEID from the coding sequence ATGCTTGAAGAAACGACACGCATTCATCTGATGTACGACATGTACGGCCCGCTGTTGAAAGAGAGGCAGCGCCAGTATTTTGAACTGTACTACCGGGACGATTTATCGCTTGGTGAGATTGCCGAACTGCAGAACATTAGCCGTCAGGCGGTGTTTGAACAGGTTAAGCGGGTGGCGAAGATGCTCGAGGAGTACGAAAGCAAGCTCGGGTTGCTTGGTCGCTATGAGAAGCGACAGGCGCTTCTTGTGGAATTGAAAGAAGAATTGTGTCCGACAGGCAGTGGCGATTCGCGTGCCTGTGAGATCACCCGCAAGCTTCTGGCATTAGAAATGGAGATAGATTAG
- the rpsP gene encoding 30S ribosomal protein S16: MAVKIRLKRMGQKKAPFYRVVVADSRAPRDGRFIEEIGTYNPVAQPAIVEINEEKAMQWLSTGAQPTDTVRTLFRKHGLLQKFHEAKRQK; this comes from the coding sequence ATGGCAGTAAAAATTCGCTTAAAACGTATGGGTCAAAAGAAAGCTCCGTTCTACCGTGTAGTAGTAGCAGATTCCCGCGCACCGCGCGATGGCCGTTTCATTGAAGAAATCGGCACATACAATCCAGTAGCTCAACCGGCTATCGTTGAAATCAACGAAGAGAAAGCTATGCAATGGCTTTCTACAGGTGCACAGCCGACTGATACAGTTCGCACCCTGTTCCGCAAGCACGGTCTGCTTCAGAAGTTCCACGAAGCAAAACGCCAGAAGTAA
- the ftsY gene encoding signal recognition particle-docking protein FtsY: MSFFKKLKEKISGQAEVITNKFKEGLTKTRGAFEKVEDLVRRYKRIDDEFYDELEEILIGADVGVTTVMELVDDLRSEARKQKIENAHDLQPLLSEKLVGLLKNKEEDLSLNIEEDRMNVILFVGVNGVGKTTTIGKMAHMFKSQGKNVVMAAGDTFRAGAIEQLEVWGERVGVEVVKQQQGSDPAAVIYDGIQAARTKKADVLLCDTAGRLQNKVNLMEELAKIKRVISREIPGAPHETLLVLDATTGQNALSQAKAFSESADLSGLVLTKLDGTAKGGIVIAIRNELNVPVKYVGLGEKMDDLQPFDPEQFVHALFAGAIEKEEEENLGE, translated from the coding sequence ATGAGTTTCTTTAAGAAATTGAAAGAAAAAATTTCCGGCCAGGCTGAGGTCATTACAAACAAGTTTAAAGAAGGTCTAACGAAAACACGGGGCGCATTTGAGAAAGTCGAAGACCTCGTCCGCCGCTACAAGCGAATTGATGATGAGTTTTATGATGAGCTAGAAGAAATCCTCATCGGAGCCGATGTCGGCGTAACAACCGTTATGGAGTTAGTTGACGATCTACGTTCCGAAGCGCGGAAGCAAAAAATTGAAAATGCACACGACTTGCAGCCGCTTCTGTCTGAAAAACTGGTCGGCTTGTTGAAAAATAAAGAGGAAGACCTGTCACTTAACATTGAAGAGGACCGGATGAATGTCATCCTATTCGTCGGTGTTAATGGGGTAGGGAAAACGACAACGATCGGCAAAATGGCACACATGTTCAAAAGTCAGGGGAAGAATGTAGTCATGGCAGCAGGCGATACGTTTCGTGCCGGAGCGATTGAGCAGTTGGAAGTATGGGGCGAGCGTGTAGGCGTTGAAGTTGTGAAGCAGCAGCAGGGATCAGACCCGGCGGCGGTCATTTATGATGGCATCCAGGCAGCCCGTACGAAAAAAGCGGATGTGTTACTGTGCGACACTGCAGGCCGCCTGCAGAATAAAGTCAATCTGATGGAAGAACTCGCAAAAATCAAGCGGGTTATTTCCCGGGAGATTCCAGGTGCACCGCATGAAACGCTGCTCGTGCTCGATGCGACAACCGGTCAGAATGCACTCAGCCAGGCCAAAGCGTTTAGTGAATCGGCTGACTTGTCCGGCCTTGTGCTCACAAAGCTTGATGGTACGGCAAAAGGTGGCATTGTGATCGCCATTCGCAACGAGTTGAATGTGCCAGTAAAATACGTCGGGCTCGGTGAGAAAATGGACGATCTACAACCGTTTGATCCAGAGCAGTTCGTTCACGCGCTGTTTGCGGGCGCAATTGAAAAAGAAGAGGAAGAAAATCTCGGGGAGTAA
- a CDS encoding KH domain-containing protein, with translation MKSLLEVIAKALVDHPDSVVIEEVAQERGKTYRLSVHPDDMGKVIGKQGRIARALRTVVGAKALKENERVTIEIG, from the coding sequence GTGAAATCATTACTTGAAGTGATTGCAAAAGCTCTTGTCGACCATCCCGATTCTGTTGTGATTGAAGAAGTGGCGCAGGAGCGCGGCAAGACGTATCGCTTGTCTGTTCATCCTGATGATATGGGCAAGGTGATCGGCAAGCAGGGCCGTATTGCCCGCGCTTTGCGTACGGTTGTTGGTGCGAAGGCTCTCAAAGAGAACGAACGTGTCACAATCGAAATAGGATAA
- the trmD gene encoding tRNA (guanosine(37)-N1)-methyltransferase TrmD, with the protein MQIDVLTLFPEMFTGVLGTSIVGKAQQKGLVSFRLVNFREFSGNKHGQVDDMPYGGGGGMVLKAEPIFRAVESLIEPSVEGSGAEEPGKRPRVILMCPQGQRYDQKLAEELAEEDHLIFICGHYEGYDERIREHLVTDEISIGDYVLTGGELASMVIIDSVVRLQPGALGNAQSAVSDSYSTGLLEHPHYTRPAEFRGWTVPDILLSGHHENIEQWRLEEAVRRTLERRPDLLEAEGISEEVKKIAKRLKQQL; encoded by the coding sequence ATGCAGATTGATGTGTTAACACTGTTTCCGGAAATGTTTACAGGCGTGCTCGGGACAAGCATCGTTGGTAAGGCACAGCAAAAAGGGCTCGTCTCGTTCCGTCTTGTGAATTTCCGGGAGTTTTCAGGCAATAAGCATGGGCAGGTAGACGATATGCCGTATGGCGGTGGCGGCGGCATGGTGCTGAAGGCCGAGCCGATTTTCCGCGCGGTTGAATCACTGATCGAGCCGTCAGTGGAGGGATCAGGGGCAGAAGAGCCTGGGAAACGTCCGCGTGTCATTCTCATGTGTCCACAGGGGCAGCGCTACGACCAGAAGCTGGCTGAGGAGCTGGCGGAAGAGGATCACCTTATTTTTATTTGTGGTCATTATGAAGGCTATGACGAGCGCATTCGCGAACATCTGGTTACCGACGAGATTTCAATTGGGGATTATGTGCTGACGGGTGGAGAGCTTGCTTCGATGGTCATTATTGATAGCGTCGTACGTCTGCAACCGGGAGCGCTTGGCAATGCCCAGTCTGCGGTGTCAGATTCGTACAGTACGGGACTTTTGGAGCATCCGCACTATACACGCCCGGCTGAGTTCAGGGGATGGACCGTACCGGATATTCTTTTGTCCGGTCACCATGAGAATATCGAGCAGTGGCGTCTTGAAGAAGCGGTGCGTCGAACACTCGAACGCCGTCCGGACTTGCTAGAAGCCGAAGGGATTAGTGAGGAAGTAAAAAAAATTGCCAAACGGCTGAAACAGCAGTTGTAA
- the rimM gene encoding ribosome maturation factor RimM (Essential for efficient processing of 16S rRNA), translating to MSEFYTVGKLVNTQGIRGEVRIISETDFPEERYKKGQVLYLFHPSFSQPKPLTVASARPHKNFYILLFEGITSINEAEKFKGGVLKVRAEDRGELDKGEFYFQDIIGCEVFTDEGERLGAIKEILQPGANDVWVVKPDKGPDILLPYIDDVVREINIADKRITVYLLPGLI from the coding sequence GTGAGTGAGTTTTATACAGTAGGCAAGCTTGTTAACACACAGGGAATTCGCGGGGAAGTGCGGATTATCTCAGAAACAGATTTTCCGGAAGAGCGGTACAAAAAAGGGCAAGTATTGTATTTGTTCCATCCGTCGTTTTCGCAGCCGAAGCCACTGACGGTTGCTTCCGCTCGCCCTCACAAAAACTTCTATATTCTTTTGTTTGAAGGAATTACATCAATCAATGAGGCCGAGAAGTTTAAAGGCGGGGTGCTTAAAGTGCGTGCCGAAGACCGGGGTGAGCTTGACAAAGGGGAATTTTATTTCCAGGACATTATCGGTTGTGAGGTCTTTACAGACGAAGGGGAACGCCTTGGGGCAATCAAAGAGATTTTGCAGCCAGGCGCGAACGATGTATGGGTTGTGAAGCCAGATAAAGGACCCGACATCCTGCTTCCATACATTGATGACGTCGTGCGTGAGATCAACATCGCAGATAAACGGATTACAGTCTACCTTCTGCCGGGGCTGATCTAG